Below is a genomic region from Medicago truncatula cultivar Jemalong A17 chromosome 3, MtrunA17r5.0-ANR, whole genome shotgun sequence.
TTCATCAAATGCTAGTTTAAAGTgccaatttgtttattttcccCTTATTTAATTGCTAGTAAATAATTACACGATATTCTAAAGCACCTGATTGATTGGGAGCAGCAGGCTGTGAATCCTTAGCAGcatcatcatcttcctcatTCCTCTCACTATTGGACAAAGACTGGCCTTCCTCATTGGATTCTGAATCACCATTGGGACAATCAAGAGAGGATGAATTGGCACCAGACATTGTTTGCGCTACAGGATTGTATCCAACACCACGCCACCAAGGTTCGGAGTAAACACCACCGGGCTGAAAGGAATGAGGACCTGACCTCGGTTGATTTGCAGTTTCGGACTTGGGTTGCATATCCTCAGATCCCTACAAAAATTACAAGTGTAGTTTATACACAAATCTTATCCCTTATGCTAAAAGAAAACTGGTCAATCACAGTCACAAAATGCAGTAATCCACAgtgaaattgattatgatcaCACTCACAAATAAGATATCCTTATTCAATCAAAGTTACAAAACAACCCATGTTAACTTTTATATACTTGACCATATATTGGAATTGCAAATCTTGACACAAAACATATCTGAACTAAAACCTACAGCTATAATCCCCCCCAAAAAAAACCTACAACTATAACTGAGTGATTGGACTCAAGTGGCTAACGAACTCTACCTAAAGACGAATTGTTCGGGAGAACCCGAGTTCGATTCTTGGGTGAAACATTTCTAGACCAGACTTAACTTACCTCTGGAACGAAATCCAGATTACCAAAACCATTCCCTACAAACCGGAGGGttagcaaaacaaaaaaaaactacagcTATAGAATTTACACAAGAGGAACAAAAACTGTAAACACTATGCCACAACTTTTCAGGTCATATTTGGTCAAAAACAGAATCACATGAAACATAAGGCATAACATGTGTAATTTAACTTTCGGTTATAACATCCGTACACTACCTCTGAAGCTCTGTTTAACAGAATTTCGAAAAATTAGTTACTTAACTACCCAATTTTCTACCTTTCACCCACATTCACAATCAAACCTAGCCCAGAGAAAAATCCTCTTTTTcgtattggaaaaaaaaaaaaaaaaatctttttgtgATTCCAAACAAGAATTCACACAGAACAAGACATGCAATCACAGAATTGTTCGACTAGGactcagaaaaacaaaaacaacccaAAATTCAGCACGAAAACCCTAATCCCTAATAAGCATCAGAAAACGACGAATCACGCAATCAAAAAAATCGATAGAGAAAAATCGAAGCTAAATCGAAGCATGCACTTACCTGAggaagaaggaaaaaagaacCCTAGATTTTTTAGTATTGTGATtctgattgaaattgaaattgaaattgaaaattcaaaggGGCTAATCTGATtcttctctctccctctctctctctttcacgcGCACACACAGAGAAACACTGTTCTCTGAATTTAGTATCAGAAATTAATAACACCACCAATAATAATGGAGataattaacatttttaaaaataaaaataaaataacaatactATTTGTTACACTCAAAAGTCTTGGTCTTTGTAAGTCTTGAGTAAGGTgtattttgtattatttaataatatttgttacaaggaaaaaaaaaaaaaaagcaataattttttttaagggattaaaagcaatataatcattaactttaaaatgattttttttcggTGTTCAAAATTCAAACCTTAAACTTTACGTATTTTAAATAACTTTGAAGTTTTTTATATTCAATtgtatagattttattttgacacgcactaattaatttattaaattttctaaaaGTGTCAATGATATTTACCTCTTTTGAACAAACATTTATTCAacctatttgtaaaaatattttttcttaaaataaatgaacttttcaattatttttttcaactatcttgtcatattttcttaaaaaaaactatctcGTCTTATTAATCAGGTCAACTATCTTTTTTGATCTTTTAAATTTGATAGAAATACTATATtagtttttcttaattttagcattttattaataataatagcacctatttaaaacttaaaaactttaaatatgtgcattaaattaacaatttaaatgatttatttaaacTTATAAAAACTTGAAAGATCTATTcaaaatttaagaaatttataGTACGAAAATAGGTATTTAGCCTGTCAACCTAATATTTGATCTTgcctttaaaataataataaaaaatacatcaaatctattgagagtaattttttttatgaatcctttataaaaaaagtgtGAACAAATACCTTTAAAACATTTGAcaagaagtttaaaataaaatgtttatctTATGTGCATattcaacacattaaaatattgaaaaataattttttaatataaaatttatcaattgcattatttttttaatccttaATAACAAAGTTAATAAACCCTCTCTTTCTTAATGTGAAatcatcaaatttcaaatctgCCGTTAGCATGAGGCACATGAGTGAGTATCTTTTTCACTTAAGTTCCATCATCCAATGATGTAATGATGACGTTACCTTCTAGTGGGACCAACAAGTTTTAAAGCAGTGACACGTGTCCAAGATGGGAAACAAAACAGGGTGTGGGGTAACCGGCGATAGCGAGTTACAAGTGAAGAATGGTCCGATGGTGAGTTTGTATGTGGCCCACGTGACACGCACTTGACTTGCTGAAATTTGCGGAACGCGTGGCTTCTACGTGGGGACCACGTTGTACCAACGTTGGCAGCAACCCTATCCATGTGTCCTCtgttttgcctttttttttttcttcttagatAAACACCCTTCTATCCCCGTTTTATATCCAGAGTCgtggttcgaactccggacactccGTTAGTCATTAAactatttgactaaaaaaattaaaaataaacacccttcttgttttttccatttatttatggttttatgatttattattagtaaaaaattaatatatggtCTTAAGACATTTGTTATTTACAAAAATGTGTATTCAACTTTAGTTGGATTAATTGTTGAAATATCAACTGTAAAATACACGAAATCTAAAAATAGTcattgttaacaaaaaaatgaccacaaattatatttcatttaacaAATACTTAAATCACATTCTGGCAAGAACAAGCTACAAATTAAGCTTGGCCTTTTCTCTAAACCACCGTGCGTTTTGTTTGTTAAGCTTGATATTTTCTCTAGAATGAATATCATAGTTGgttcaataaaaattaagctTGATGTTTTGGACGAAATTCCATCATTTGGTATCAAAGACtagaaattttatcattttataaattaatttaaccgttaattttatcaaatattatgaatttaattAGTTATCTTATTcactatcaatttgcttattaGCTATCAAACGAAGTTATTGGCTATGTTTTACCAAACATAACCTTAAATTGGGGTGatgaataaaatgttaaaatgaagAATGTCTtcaaatgattttgaaaaatttgtggTAATGTATTAATAAAGTTAGCGATTGAatacaatttatgtgctatGTAAATTGTTAAATCGTAATTTAATAAGTTAAAATTGCATTATATAGTCATAAGTTCTATCTCAATTGATAAACACGTCGAAAAAATTTAGTCAGGTTCAAACACTAACTCTTCTATTTATATGCaagtttttaataattattgtcATTTCGTATATCTATAAAAAAGTAGTTGTATTTATTAAGAGTTGTCATGTATTTTAAGTTATCATATGGGGATGAAAATGGTAGAagactctgtttggtaaaaataacggatagctgatagcttttagctgataagctagctgatagttTTTAACTGATAAACTAACTgaaatgtttggtaaaaatagcagttcaactagctgataaatgtaaaatgacataaagggtattcttaattcataaaaaaaattatatcaattaatatttaagtatttgtaattttgtaaactaatttttctttaaaaaaatactttaaatttattaatttaatatatcctatgtattataaattaaatgaaattttattcactaaaattttatcttatatttattatcatttaaatgtttccactttataaagaaaataacatttacctcaaaaacaaaaaaaaggtagcactaatagagtaatactaataacagagaataaagaaaataacacttacctcaaaaaaataaaaataaacgaaggtgtatatttttcaaaaaaaaaaaaggtcagctgatatatatacaaaaattggaataaagggataatagtctttattacgtagcttattataaaaattgtaatggataaaaatgaaatttaaatgaaataataagggtaaagttggaagaaaaagtgagaagctataagctataagctcaaacgctacttggaatagcttctgaaaaatagcttataagctcgtgaaataagctataagctcatggtgaaaaagtgttaccaaacagagctttttttgtcaaacgagcttataagctctAAGCTaagagctaaaagctcttttttggagTTTCCGAAACAGACCTGAAGAGTGGTAGGAACTAGAGAAGTTTTGGTGAATAATTGGTAAGAATTATTTTTTGGGAAATaattgtcaaacgagcttataagctataagctaagagctaaaagctcttttttggagTTTCCCAAACAAATCCGAAGAGTGGTAGGAACTAGAGAAGTTTTGGTGAATAATTGgtaagaattattttttatgataataccTCATCATTCAAGTGACATggcaaaataaaatcatactccATAAGATAATAGATGACTGTAACCCCTTTATAATTACTTTTCTATCCACCTATTCATCTAAAGAGAACAATTATATAGTAACATAGTTTTAGTACAATCTagttttttaacaacaaaacaataaagagaaatACAAGACAGCGCCCGTATAAATTACACACCCAATCCAACCTCAAGATGTACTCAATACCAAGCTTACATTCTTAGTAAAGAAGCTATAAGATCAACATAgaatttagagaaatgatatttgtacatccactttgtgacaactttttgacaaccttctttctcatacttacattatcctcttattctctctcttactttttttctctgcattgtttttaaccaatgaaaagaaagaaaaaagaagttgtcactaaattgtataaaatggttgttcaaatatcatactctaaaatttataataatagagACAAACAACACTTTTTACCCTACTAAAAAACCATATACTTTAACATGAAACAAAACCTACAAGACCACCGTCACTTGATTTGACAAAATACATTCTATTTTGTCTTCCTAGATTAACCACAATACCTCATGCCAAAAACAGTTGAGTTTTTTATGATCTCAAGTAAAGCAAAATGAGTTCGACACGGTTTTCCAATACCAAAGAAAAACAGTTGAGTTTTCCAAAAACAGCTGAAGTTTGGTACAAATGATAAGCATTTCATTCCTTCAATTTCTTTCATCATTTAACttctaaaaatataaacatctccATGTTACTGTTGTATTAATAATTGAATCATATGCATGTTTAAACTTAAACCTAAAGTTCTTGAAGAGTTTACTCACAACTTTGTCAGCTATATATGATGTCTCATTCTCCACAACTTAAGgaagtatgatgttatatgcaggggccggggttcgaaccccggacaccccacttattcaccttataaggtgaattctagccgttaggctaaaaaaaaagaaggaagtaTGATGTCAGCTATATCTGATGATCAACTATAGCTTGATTTTTAGAAGCTTTCTGGTTTGTCATCAATTTCATGATggtcatttttatatttttagaagTTAAAAATGTATCACAGTTTGATTTCACCATATAAGTAGAGTCgaagaaaatgaagagaggTTTCATCAATAAAGCTTCTCTACCTTATTTTTTTAGTGTGGTTGGCTCATAACAGGAAAAACAGAAACACAAATTTCTCCGAAAAGGTTCTCAAACTGATTTTGTATACATATTTGCTTTTTTAAAGGCTATACCATAACAATGTTATAAAATTGTTGCAGTGTGATGAAAGAGCTATGAAGAATCTTTAGCCTTTACTAGCGTACTTCAATGTCATAAAACTGATTCTGTACAAACGTTCAATGCATACCTGATTGCAAATGATATCATGGAGTACCCTTTCTTTCTATATCCATTGCATGCTCTTCTTTGGTTTGTCATCAATTTCATGATggtcatttttatatttttagaagTTAAAATGTATCACAGTTTGAAATTGATACTTTAGCAAGTGGATTTGCAAGCTACTGTTCTGACTTAACATGCACAATATTAACAAAGCCGGTTTTCACATGCTCTCGGATGAAATGACAATCGATCTCTCGTGGGATGTAAGCTTTCTGGCCAAATGTATAGCTGAAATGGAATCTCCAAAACATGCATGATTTGAGTGATCCATAATAATTTGGTGGTAAGGGTTGCAAGTGCTATATATTCTGCTTCAGCAGAAGAGTGAGCAATTGTGGGCTGTTTCTTTGACTTCCAAGCAATTGAAATCTCCCCTATGAATACACAGATAACCAGATAAGCGCAACTTCCCCAAAGAACCTAAAAAAGcaactaaaaactaaaaagcaAGCTTAAATAATCATATGCACCAAAAGCGCATCAACACCACCAGAAAGCTTGGCTAACATTTCCTGTATATGAAAAGGACATGAAATAAGCAGACGTAAGTTGAAAAAATTAGCATTTCTAGTCCTCAAAAAGCAACTAAAAAGGCACATCGGATGTGTATTCACAACAAATTAGCAATACCATATGACAATCAAATAAAGGCTGAAATGACATGTTGGAAATTCCAACCTTTATTGAGATATGCCCATAATCGCCTAATTGTGACATTTGAGTTGCCTcgtgttggctttgagggggtggatttagtcctaCATCAgttagataagactcttgataagagttttgtaaagaggagacactcctcaccttacaagccgattttgtaaggatgagttaggccccaaactTCAACATGATATTTTCATCCCATCAAATAAATAcacatgtttttgtttattttagtcCTTCCACTAAGCATACCTTATTATCAGTAGTTTTGCTCCCTACCATTATCTTCTgattgttaatttataaaaagagaTCATATATGAACTTACCAAACAAGTATGTtaatcttttgaaaaataaattaatcataacAAGTGTATTGCTAGCATTGTGAGAGCATAAACATCAACTGGAAGATAATGTGGTAATTGGCACATGACTAAACTTTTGTAACACAAAAGTAAAGAGGGGCAATTTTTTAGAACCTAATAGGTacagaaaaatagagaaaagacTACATCAGCTCAACAAATCACTAGAAATGGAAATGGAagaaatataaggaaaaaaaattgatataatttattgCAGTTATTCTAGCTGATATACAACAAATCAGAGGACAGTTCAAGAGCCATTAACATGTACAAGCTTGGTGGTTAAACACAACAAGACCAAATATGGATAGCTACCATGTAAATATATATCTTGAGAAGTTGCATTTAGATGTTAAAAAGTTCCAGCATGTACAAGCTTGGTGATCAAACACAACCAAACCAATTTTGGAGGGCAGGAGTCTTGAAAATTGTGTTTAGATGTTGAGGATCAACTTGCAAGCTTAAAGGCATCAATGAAAAGTCCATAAGTGAAACCCATTTTGAAATTGTTGAGAAGAGCAACAGGGAAAGTAATTTTTGGCCGGCTGTAATAGAACTTGGTCACATACTCAGTAAGAAGAACACATACCACCGCAGCAATGACATCATTGACTGCTAGAGCTCCAAAAGAGAGTGAGATCGTTTGCGCAACATAAAATCCACCCAACAAGGCGATTCCACCAAACAAAGTCCTGCGAGAAGGCCTCCTAAAGTAATTCTTTGAGAGGTCAGGCACGAGTCTAATAATGTCCACTAGTCTCCGTGATCCACCGTTTTCTTGCACAGCCTGAATCCGAAGCCGTGCTGAAGATCTTGGATTGAACCTTCCACATACACCGACTTTAGTTTTTGGAATTTGACTGAATCCGAGGCCTATAGAGATCAAGCTCATCGAATGCGTCATTTGTCTTTCTTCTATCAAGAATCAGCAAGGTCAAATCAGAAAGATACTCAGTCAAGCAAagttgataaatgtaaaattctACATGTCAGGCCAACAAAAATTCATACCATCAAGAAGAATATCATAGATAAAATATTATGCCAGATACACCAACTGAGTAGTAAAATTATACACTAGGAATTCAACAGACTAAATTGTCCACATAATTTTTTCAATGATAAGTGGTTCTCATTTATGAGCCTTTTACTATACATGCTTTGCagttagggttgggaataggccaggctggcctacaggggcctatggcctggcctgtttattaaaaaggctaggcttaggctttttaaaaagtctatttaagtaaatagaccagacttaggctatcaaaaaagcctatgaagcctaataggccaacctgtttatgcatgttaggcttcatagtggactttttaaataggatttaaagctttatagtgaaataggcttttaaggccttatagtgatagacaagtcttacactgaaataggctttgatgcctattaagcctatttaaaagtagataaaatggaatgtttagtgactttaatagtaagtaggcctgtgaataggctttcaggccagaccaaaaaaataggcctatgaaaggccataggccaggctcaggcctgcaaattttttcgtaggccaggctcaggcctatcaaagcctggcctggcttggcctattcccaaccctatttGCAGTGTATTACATTTACAAGTGCATGATCATCCACTGTTAAATTTCCTTAAACATCGTAAAGTTACAATTGGAGTTTACACACTCAACAAAATTACATTAAACTATTGAAAGAAAGTGGCTATGATATATTATTAGGACCTTTCTGTTTTAAATGAAGACAAAACCTCTAAATCTAGTGATTATGTACTCgttaaatttgaaacaaattcATTAATGAATGACGTCAACAAGAaatcaagccttatcccactaagtggggtcgggtacatggatcaaattacgccataatgttctatcctAAACCATATTTGGATGATGAATGACATCAGGAGGAGGGAAATGTATCCAATACTATCATGTAACCACTCCTCAAGTGTGTCCTTGAAGGCGCAGGATGCATACTAAAGCAAATAAACTTCTTAAATTTCATATATCAAGTGAATATCACAGTATCTGAGAAGTAAAGATATAGATGCATATCGACATTAATCGAAGcaaacattaaaatataaagtttAAGAAACGAAGGAAAAAAACGCCCCCGGCGCTCACACACATAACCAATTAGATAAGAGTATAAGACTCTCATAATCATGATAATCATAACAGAAAATCTGTAACACATTCAGTGTAAATCTTCTTTCAGGCATTATATCAAACAATTCATAGGCATCATCAACCACATGATTCTGAACAAACCCAACAAAAGTTCTTTTGGTCATTATATCAAATAACTCTAAAGCATACACTTATACTATCATTTTCATAAATCACAATTTTATTCGTAATTAACTTGAattaacaaaaaccaaaaacagtATAAGAGAAACAATGTGCATAAGAATAAACGTGGCAGAAAAAGCTACCAATGAATGAACAAATACATTGATTTAATTAGTACATGCAGAAAAACAATGCTTGAAACTTGTTTGTGAGCTTTACCTGATAATAATTACCCAGAACCTTGAACCACTCCGGTGGAGATAGAGAGAGTGGAACAAGCTTCTCTCCAGTGAGAGATGTGTGGAGAGTGAAGACACACCAAAATTGAGGGGAATAAGGCCTACAAGACCAA
It encodes:
- the LOC25489154 gene encoding uncharacterized protein ycf20, which gives rise to MTHSMSLISIGLGFSQIPKTKVGVCGRFNPRSSARLRIQAVQENGGSRRLVDIIRLVPDLSKNYFRRPSRRTLFGGIALLGGFYVAQTISLSFGALAVNDVIAAVVCVLLTEYVTKFYYSRPKITFPVALLNNFKMGFTYGLFIDAFKLAS